Proteins encoded in a region of the Rutidosis leptorrhynchoides isolate AG116_Rl617_1_P2 chromosome 9, CSIRO_AGI_Rlap_v1, whole genome shotgun sequence genome:
- the LOC139867833 gene encoding uncharacterized protein, with protein sequence MDAPVELIQRIQSLLPVEEAARTCVLSKTWSHAWSTIPHLRFHQTLIYPSEEKKSEYKMFMDATVSKYVRDNIPIESFDLKLDGMESVSLAYEWIRIVAARLKELSIHRLRYKSEFLLPPGEIFSCGKYLRTLCIKNNPVRTELVINCVSLRVLELFNVKITEEVFDSLISTCTLLEKIKVSYCSGLKTIKVRNLRYLQQLKLETIIPFDVLKIDDVPNLCLFTYHVGYKHIKTFNMASLTSVTELSLHGVTIDVAFLDMIKSKLPFLEILKLKIIDWTMERLDITSCSLKRLSLIYRKNEQIDIQVYAPKLVYLYYKGYIMHSLLFLPLSNAPKDIKLELQMLHPTDKSFFLRMREVLNLSGKFDIKIRYGICKMLMNNIDVNDLEVRFPTPSTNVHQLSVYEYSRKHVSGHKKVIDALLSVCRPKYITLYGDRFKRFSGEFFELMISGIMVKKTSDQKEMEVKNPGNEKWEVLKNSSRTSFDPYMSNDGRYYSLELTPNW encoded by the coding sequence ATGGATGCCCCGGTGGAGTTGATTCAGCGTATACAATCTTTGTTGCCGGTAGAAGAGGCGGCTCGTACGTGTGTGTTATCCAAGACTTGGTCACACGCTTGGTCTACCATCCCTCATCTCAGGTTTCATCAAACCTTAATTTATCCTTCAGAGGAAAAAAAAAGTGAATACAAGATGTTTATGGATGCCACCGTGTCTAAGTATGTCCGAGACAACATACCAATTGAAAGTTTTGATCTGAAACTAGATGGCATGGAGTCGGTTTCTCTTGCTTATGAATGGATTCGAATTGTTGCTGCCCGTCTTAAGGAGCTTTCCATCCATCGTCTAAGATATAAATCTGAATTTTTACTTCCTCCGGGTGAGATATTCTCTTGCGGGAAATACTTACGTACTCTGTGTATTAAAAATAATCCAGTGAGAACCGAACTTGTGATCAACTGTGTGTCACTGAGAGTACTCGAGTTGTTCAATGTAAAGATAACTGAAGAAGTATTTGATAGCTTAATCTCTACTTGTACCTTACTCGAGAAAATTAAAGTTTCGTATTGCTCCGGTTTGAAGACAATTAAGGTTAGAAATCTGCGTTATCTTCAACAACTCAAGCTAGAGACAATAATACCATTTGATGTTTTGAAAATCGATGATGTCCCTAATCTTTGCTTGTTTACCTACCATGTTGGGTATAAACATATAAAGACATTCAACATGGCTTCATTAACGAGTGTGACTGAATTGTCATTACATGGTGTCACCATAGATGTTGCATTTCTTGACATGATCAAATCAAAATTACcttttctcgaaattttgaaacttAAAATTATAGACTGGACTATGGAAAGGTTGGATATTACAAGTTGTTCGTTGAAAAGACTGAGCCTGATATATCGGAAAAACGAGCAGATTGACATACAAGTTTATGCTCCAAAGTTAGTTTATTTGTATTACAAAGGCTACATAATGCATAGTCTCCTATTTCTTCCATTGAGTAATGCTCCTAAAGATATCAAGCTTGAACTACAAATGTTGCATCCTACTGACAAATCTTTCTTCCTTAGGATGAGGGAGGTACTCAATTTATCAGGCAAGTTTGATATCAAAATACGATATGGGATTTGTAAGATGCTGATGAACAACATCGATGTTAATGATCTTGAAGTAAGGTTCCCAACTCCATCTACAAATGTGCACCAATTATCAGTTTACGAATATTCACGAAAACACGTGTCGGGGCACAAGAAAGTAATTGATGCACTTCTTTCGGTTTGCCGTCCCAAATACATAACCTTATATGGTGATCGTTTCAAGAGATTCTCTGGTGAATTCTTTGAACTCATGATAAGTGGAATAATGGTAAAGAAGACATCTGACCAAAAAGAGATGGAGGTCAAGAATCCTGGTAATGAAAAATGGGAAGTTCTAAAAAATTCTTCTCGGACAAGTTTTGATCCTTACATGTCGAATGACGGCAGGTACTATTCACTTGAATTGACACCGAACTGGTAG
- the LOC139867831 gene encoding uncharacterized protein, with amino-acid sequence MTSGSITKRVLTASRVPPRTAAVRFSPASVSKRAATRRRSVRRNFSRALSLFFSQVNIDPTSTYDHLRSCPPRLGADRTRGVRGGNRVATPGGIRVGSWNIGTLTGKRIELVDTFLKSNVDIGCVQETRWKGEGAVDIKDYRLWYSGSRIARNGVGMFLGKLHKDNVVNVSRLSDRIMSVSLIIKEETFTVISAYAPHRGLSDAEKKSFWELLDEVVRGCPADHRLIIGGDLNGHIGVEAEGYEGAHGGFGFGPRNEEGRSILEFAIAHEMVVANSFFKKRDAQLATFHSGGRSTQIDFLLLCKGELRTCKDCKVLPALTCSSQHRLLVMDLVTRGRVGRRARVVQPRVLWKNLHGANAETFRATVADRLRVEGDYVAPTDVDQIWNRMASAIRDVAKETLGVAIGTSRAHKSSRESWWLNDDVQMKVALKQTRFRELITFGEGTPAERTRIEERYKEAKREAKKVVAIAKDKAYEDLYRKLNSKEGANDIYRIAKARERRSRDLVNVKFIKNEAGQTIVKEDLIRNRWDEYFASLFCRERPERNGELHEVREYQNNCFCTRINQEEVRSSLRKMGRNKAVGPDQIPIEAWRCLGDEGKDRAMEERPRIKWPTD; translated from the exons ATGACAAGT GGCTCCATCACCAAGAGGGTGCTGACTGCTAGCCGTGTACCGCCGAGAACTGCTGCCG TTCGATTTTCGCCGGCAAGCGTTTCGAAACGCGCCGCCACGCGCCGTCGCTCAGTTCGCCGGAATTTTTCCCGGGCACTTTCTCTGTTCTTTTCGCAG GTTAATATAGACCCTACTAGCACCTATGATCACCTGAGGTCATGTCCTCCTAGATTAGGGGCGGATAGGACTAGAGGGGTTAGAGGGGGTAATAGGGTTGCTACCCCGGGTGGGATTAGAGTGGGTAGTTGGAATATAGGAACCTTGACGGGTAAGAGGATTGAGCTCGTTGATACATTTCTTAAGAGTAATGTAGACATAGGGTGtgttcaagagactagatggaagggtgAAGGGGCGGTAGATATTAAAGACTATAGGTTGTGGTACTCGGGTTCTAGGATAGCACGAAACGGGGTAGGTATGTTTTTGGGCAAACTACATAAGGATAACGTTGTTAACGTGAGTAGGCttagcgataggattatgtcggttagtcTAATTATTAAGGAGGAGACTTTCACGGTCATAAGCGCATACGCACCTCACAGGGGCTTAAGTGATGCGGAGAAGAAGAGTTTTTGGGAATTGTTAGATGAGGTAGTGAGGGGGTGCCCAGCGGACCATCGACTGATTATAGGGGGTGATCTGAATGGACACATAGGAGTGGAGGCAGAAGGTTACGAGGGAGCCCATGGGGGCTTTGGGTTTGGCCCTAGAAACGAAGAAGGGCGCTCAATCCTGGAGTTTGCCATTGCCCACGAGATGGTCGTAGCAAACTCTTTCTTCAAGAAGAGGGATGCTCAGTTAGCTACTTTTCATAGCGGGGGTCGTAGCACCCAGATTGACTTTTTGCTCCTCTGTAAAGGGGAACTTAGGACTTGTAAGGACTGTAAGGTCCTTCCAGCATTGACTTGCTCCTCCCAGCATCGATTGTTGGTCATGGACCTAGTCACTCGGGGAAGAGTTGGTAGGAGGGCCAGGGTTGTGCAACCTAGAGTCCTTTGGAAGAACCTGCATGGAGCGAATGCAGAGACTTTTAGAGCGACTGTTGCTGATAGATTGAGGGTAGAAGGGGATTACGTAGCCCCTACTGATGTAGATCAGATTTGGAACCGCATGGCGTCCGCTATCAGAGATGTGGCAAAAGAGACTTTAGGGGTGGCAATAGGGACATCGAGAGCCCATAAGAGTAGTAGAGAATCGTGGTGGCTTAATGACGATGTCCAAATGAAAGTCGCGTTAAAACAGacgaggtttagggagctcattactTTTGGAGAAGGGACACCTGCAGAGAGAACTAGGATAGAAGAAagatataaagaagctaaaagagaagcaAAGAAGGTCGTAGCTATTGCTAAAGACAAAGCATATGAAGATTTATATAGGAAACTAAACTCTAAAGAGGGAGCTAATGACATATATAGGATAGCTAAAGCTAGGGAGCGAAGAAGCAGGGACTTGGTTAACGTCAAATTTATCAAGAATGAAGCGGGTCAAACTATAGTGAAAGAAGACCTTATTAGGAATAGATGGGATGAGTATTTTGCATCCCTCTTCTGTAGGGAAAGACCCGAGCGGAACGGGGAACTCCATGAGGTTCGTGAGTATCAAAACAACTGTTTCTGTACGAGGATTAACCAGGAGGAAGTTAGATCGTCtctacgaaagatggggagaaacaaagcagtaggaccagACCAAATTCCGATTGAGGCATGGAGGTGCCTAGGAGATGAAGGG aaggATAGAGCAATGGAGGAGCGCcctagaatcaaatggcctacggattag
- the LOC139866708 gene encoding uncharacterized protein, with translation MGSASSTLTQYDIEDVQEHCNHLFSQQEIVSLYQRFCQLDRTAKGFISEDEFLSVPEFSMNPLSQRLLKMVDGLNFKDFVIFLSAFNPKATMPQKIELIFKVYDSDYNGKVTFDDIMEVLRDLSGSFMSDKQREEVLIKVMQEAGYSKESSLLLDDFIKILDHPGLKMEVEIPVD, from the exons ATGGGTAGTGCATCTTCTACTTTAACTCAATATGATATTGAAGATGTACAAGAACACTGTAATCATTTAT TTTCTCAGCAAGAAATAGTTTCTTTGTATCAAAGATTTTGCCAGCTTGATCGGACTGCAAAGGGGTTTATATCTGAAGATGAGTTTTTGTCCGTACCTGAGTTTTCAATGAATCCTCTGTCTCAA agatTGCTTAAGATGGTGGATGGTTTGAACTTTAAGGACTTTGTTATATTCTTGTCTGCTTTTAATCCTAAAGCAACCATGCCCCAAAAGATTGAAC TTATCTTTAAAGTATACGACTCAGATTATAACGGGAAGGTGACGTTCGATGACATCATGGAGGTGTTACGAGATTTGAGCGGCTCGTTTATGTCAGATAAGCAAAGAGAG gaagttttgaTAAAAGTCATGCAGGAAGCTGGTTACAGTAAAGAGTCTTCTCTGTTATTGGATGATTTCATTAAG ATTCTTGATCATCCTGGATTGAAGATGGAGGTTGAAATCCCGGTTGATTAG
- the LOC139869443 gene encoding pyrophosphate-energized vacuolar membrane proton pump, producing MVSAALLSDFATEIIIPVCAVIGIFFSLIQWALVSRVKLTPDRKGPPNTNKNGFNDSLIEEEEGVNEHNVVLKCAEIQNAISEGATSFLFTEYQYVGIFMVAFAILIFLFLGSVNGFSTKSQQCTYDTHSLCKPALATALFSTIAFVLGAVTSVVSGFLGMKIATYANARTTLEARKGVGKAFITAFRSGAVMGFLLAANGLLVLYMTINLFKLYYGDDWEGLFEAITGYGLGGSSMALFGRVGGGIYTKAADVGADLVGKVERNIPEDDPRNPAVIADNVGDNVGDIAGMGSDLFGSYAESSCAALVVASISSFGINHEFTAMCYPLLVSSVGIIVCLITTLFATDFFEIKEVNDIEPALKNQLIISTVLMTAGVAVVSFIALPSSFTIFDFGAQKVVHNWQLFLCVCVGLWAGLIIGFVTEYYTSNAYSPVQDVADSCRTGAATNVIFGLALGYKSVIIPIFAIAVSIFVSFSFAAMYGIAIAALGMLSTIATGLAIDAYGPISDNAGGIAEMAGMSHRIRERTDALDAAGNTTAAIGKGFAIGSAALVSLALFGAFVSRAGIEVVDVLTPKVFIGLLVGAMLPYWFSAMTMKSVGSAALKMVEEVRRQFNTIPGLMEGLAKPDYATCVKISTDASIKEMIPPGALVMLTPLIVGTLFGVETLSGVLAGSLVSGVQVAISASNTGGAWDNAKKYIEAGASEHAQSLGPKGSDSHKAAVIGDTIGDPLKDTSGPSLNILIKLMAVESLVFAPFFATHGGLLFKLF from the exons ATGGTGTCGGCGGCGTTACTATCAGATTTTGCGACGGAAATAATTATTCCGGTGTGCGCCGTCATTGGAATATTTTTTTCTTTGATACAATGGGCGTTGGTTTCAAGAGTTAAGCTCACTCCTGACCGTAAAGGCCCACCAAACACTAACAAAAATGGGTTTAATGATTCtttaattgaagaagaagaaggtgtTAATGAACATAATGTTGTTCTTAAATGTGCTGAAATACAGAACGCCATTTCTGAAG gtgCAACATCATTTTTATTTACTGAGTATCAATATGTTGGTATCTTCATGGTTGCTTTTGCAATCTTGATCTTTCTATTTCTGGGTTCGGTCAACGGATTCAGCACAAAGAGTCAACAATGTACTTACGATACCCACAGTTTATGCAAGCCTGCACTTGCTACCGCTTTGTTTAGTACGATAGCGTTTGTGCTTGGTGCTGTTACCTCTGTTGTATCTGGTTTCCTTGGTATGAAAATAGCCACATACGCAAATGCAAGAACGACACTTGAAGCACGAAAAGGTGTCGGGAAAGCTTTCATTACTGCGTTTAGATCCGGTGCTGTTATGGGTTTTCTCCTTGCTGCAAATGGGCTCTTGGTTTTGTATATGACTATCAATCTTTTTAAGTTGTATTACGGAGATGATTGGGAAGGCCTTTTTGaggcgataacgggttacggactTGGTGGATCTTCGATGGCTTTGTTTGGAAGAGTTGGTGGTGGTATTTACACTAAAGCTGCTGATGTTGGTGCTGATCTTGTCGGGAAAGTTGAACGAAACATTCCGGAAGATGACCCTAGAAACCCCGCT GTGATTGCCGACAATGTTGGAGATAATGTCGGTGATATTGCAGGAATGGGTTCTGATCTTTTTGGTTCTTATGCTGAATCATCTTGTGCTGCACTTGTTGTTGCTTCTATTTCGTCTTTTGGAATCAACCACGAGTTCACCGCTATGTGTTACCCTTTACTTGTTAGCTCTGTTGGAATTATCGTTTGTTTGATCACAACACTTTTTGCAACCGACTTTTTTGAAATCAAAGAAGTCAATGATATCGAGCCAGCACTAAAGAATCAGCTTATTATATCTACCGTTCTTATGACTGCTGGAGTAGCAGTCGTTAGTTTTATTGCCCTGCCGTCATCCTTCACCATTTTTGACTTCGGTGCACAAAAAGTTGTACATAACTG GCAACTTTTCTTGTGCGTTTGTGTCGGTCTTTGGGCTGGACTTATTATTGGCTTTGTTACTGAGTATTACACCAGCAATGCATACAG TCCGGTGCAAGATGTTGCTGATTCGTGCAGAACTGGAGCTGCAACAAATGTCATTTTTGGGCTTGCTTTAGGATACAAATCTGTCATTATTCCTATTTTTGCGATAGCAGTCAGCATATTTGTGAGCTTTAGCTTTGCAGCCATGTATGGTATTGCAATTGCTGCTCTTGGTATGCTCAGCACCATTGCGACCGGACTAGCCATAGATGCTTATGGTCCAATCAGTGACAATGCTGGTGGCATAGCCGAGATGGCTGGTATGAGCCACCGAATCCGTGAGCGGACCGATGCTCTTGATGCTGCTGGAAACACTACAGCTGCAATCGGAAag GGATTTGCAATTGGCTCTGCTGCTCTGGTATCACTGGCGCTATTTGGCGCGTTCGTGAGTCGTGCGGGAATTGAAGTCGTCGATGTTTTAACACCAAAAGTGTTCATCGGTTTACTTGTTGGTGCGATGCTTCCGTACTGGTTTTCTGCTATGACCATGAAGAGTGTAGGCAGTGCAGCGTTGAAAATGGTGGAAGAAGTTCGTCGGCAGTTTAACACCATTCCTGGTCTAATGGAGGGTCTTGCGAAACCCGATTATGCGACATGTGTCAAAATCTCAACTGATGCATCGATCAAAGAAATGATCCCACCAGGTGCACTTGTTATGCTAACTCCTCTTATTGTTGGGACCCTTTTTGGAGTCGAGACTCTTTCAGGTGTTCTTGCTGGTTCTCTAGTTTCTGGTGTTCAG GTAGCAATTTCTGCATCGAACACTGGTGGTGCATGGGACAATGCTAAGAAGTACATTGAG GCTGGAGCGTCGGAACATGCACAGTCACTTGGGCCAAAGGGGTCCGATTCACACAAGGCTGCAGTGATAGGTGACACAATTGGTGACCCGTTGAAGGACACCTCAGGCCCATCTCTAAACATTCTCATCAAACTCATGGCTGTTGAATCACTCGTCTTTGCACCTTTCTTTGCGACTCATGGCGGGCTGCTTTTTAAGCTTTTTTAA